In Thermodesulfobacteriota bacterium, the sequence CCGAACGGTCTCATCGCCGCGACGTACGTGCGCGACGGCGAGGTGAGGACGGCGACCATCGGGGGCGCCCGGGAGCCGACGCCCGCCGAGCTGGCGCGGCGCGAGAAGCTGAAGCGCGAAGGCTGAAGGCCGGAGGGAGAATCCGGATGAAACATGAATTTTTAAAGCACCTCAGGAAAGATCATGACGAACAAAAACAGCTCGGGAAGCGGATGGCGGAGGCCACGGCGCCGAAAGACCGCGAACGGCTGCGCAGGAAGTTCCACGATTCCCTTTATCCCCATTTGATGGGCGAGGAAGCATCCATCTTCAAGCGACTCCAGCAGGTCGACGACGAGGAAGCGAAAAAGGACTGCCTGGAGAATCTGCGGGAACATCGCGAAGCGATGATCGCGCTCCGGGAACTCATG encodes:
- a CDS encoding hemerythrin domain-containing protein; this encodes MKHEFLKHLRKDHDEQKQLGKRMAEATAPKDRERLRRKFHDSLYPHLMGEEASIFKRLQQVDDEEAKKDCLENLREHREAMIALRELMVIEAGSGIFQAKAKALDELNRHHIEHEEGKTFGHLERLFDRQELDRLFEQYEKTEEGKPKF